In Gossypium arboreum isolate Shixiya-1 chromosome 5, ASM2569848v2, whole genome shotgun sequence, a single genomic region encodes these proteins:
- the LOC108453636 gene encoding abscisic-aldehyde oxidase-like isoform X4, with the protein MCVSLYSALINADKTDRTGLRPGFSKLTVPEAEKSIAGNLCRCTGYRPLVDACKSFAADVDMEDLGFNSFWKKGESEDIKLSRLPPYNCNNATRVFPEFLKTVIKAGFNLESEGCCWYSPGSLVQLQSLLQTDEVNDGTSMKIVVGNTGMGYYKELGHHNKYIDLRYIPELSIISKDQTGIKIGASVTISKAIEALKDENDSGINHEGKLVFEKLADHMERVATGFVRNSASMGGNLIMAQRKHFPSDISTILLSVDTMVDILTGHRHETITLEEFLGRPPLVSNSVLLGIKIPCWKSRRDISSKTYTKLLYETYRAAPRPIGNALPYLNAAFLAEVSLCKKSAGIVLNNCRLAFGAYGTKHSIRARNVEEFLSAKLLNFGVIYEAIKLLESTIIPEEGTSSPAYRTSLAVGFLFEFLSPLMNSYTDISKLWFDEYNSDLLSNGSKIKQNCDQFNQIKSPALLSSAKQVIQLNKDYHPVGEPLTKVGAVIQASGEAVYVDDIPSPRNCLHGSFIYSTEPLARVQGIKFKPGSSPHGVSTVISFKDIPGENIGAQTIFGSESLYADELTQCAGQRIALVVADTQKNADMAANLAVVDYDKKNLEPILSVEEAFEKCSFYEVPHLLNPEPVGAFSKGMAESDHQILSAELKLGSQYYFYMETQAALAVPDEDNCIVVYSSCQCPEFVHDTIAKCLGVPSHNVRVITRRVGGGFGGKAIKAIPVATACALAAYKLNCPVRMYVNRKTDMIMAGGRHPMKITYSVGFKSNGKITALKLDILVDAGMSADISPVMPHNIIGSLKKYDWGALAFDIKVCKTNLPSRSAMRAPGEVQASFIAEAIIEHVASSLALEVDSVRNINLHKFETLKLFFKTCAGEPLEYTLPSIWDKLAISSNFYHRTEMLKEFNRCNKWRKRGISRIPIVHPVILRATPGKVSILRDGSIVVEVGGIELGQGLWTKVKQMTAYALSLIQCAGNEELLEKVRVIQADTLSLIQGGFTSGSTTSESSCEAVRLCCNILVERLTALKEKLEEQMGPVKWETLILQAYMISVNLSANSLYVPDFSSMQYLNYGAAVSEAKINLLTGQTTILQTDIIYDCGQSLNPAVDLGQIEGAFVQGIGFFMLEEYPTNSKGLVVAEGTWSYKIPTVDTVPKKFNVEILNSGHHKDRVLSSKASGEPPLKLAASVHCAIRAAIKEARHQLHSWGGLDESYSTFQLQVPATMPVVKELCGLENVQRFLQWTIGSKQLHSAGGTV; encoded by the exons ATGTGTGTGTCTCTATATTCAGCACTCATTAATGCTGATAAAACCGATAGAACAGGATTACGTCCTGGATTCTCCAAGCTAACAGTTCCAGAAGCAGAAAAGTCTATTGCTGGAAATCTTTGTCGCTGTACTGGTTACCGACCCCTTGTAGATGCCTGTAAAAGTTTTGCTGCTGATGTGGATATGGAGGATTTGGGATTTAACTCCTTTTGGAAAAAAGGAGAAAGTGAAGACATAAAGCTGAGTAGATTACCTCCATACAATTGTAACAACGCAACTCGTGTGTTTCCGGAGTTTCTGAAGACGGTGATTAAGGCAGGTTTCAATCTGGAATCTGAAGGGTGTTGTTGGTATAGTCCTGGAAGTCTTGTGCAGCTCCAAAGCTTGTTGCAAACTGATGAGGTGAATGATGGAACCTCAATGAAGATCGTTGTTGGTAACACAGGAATGGGTTATTATAAGGAACTAGGACATCATAACAAGTacattgatttgagatatatTCCAGAGCTTTCAATCATTAGTAAAGACCAGACAGGAATTAAAATTGGAGCATCTGTGACAATTTCCAAAGCTATTGAAGCTTTGAAGGATGAAAATGACAGTGGAATTAATCATGAAGGTAAGCTGGTTTTCGAAAAGCTTGCTGACCATATGGAACGAGTTGCAACAGGGTTCGTAAGGAATTCAGCTAGTATGGGAGGAAACCTGATAATGGCTCAGAGGAAACATTTTCCATCAGATATTTCTACAATACTGCTTTCTGTGGATACAATGGTTGATATATTGACTGGTCACAGACATGAAACTATAACACTGGAGGAGTTCCTTGGGAGGCCTCCATTAGTTTCCAACAGTGTTCTTTTAGGCATTAAAATTCCATGCTGGAAGTCAAGGAGGGATATTTCTTCTAAAACATACACCAAATTGCTATATGAGACATATCGAGCTGCACCACGCCCTATTGGAAATGCACTTCCCTATTTAAATGCTGCTTTCTTGGCTGAGGTTTCTCTTTGTAAAAAGTCTGCTGGGATTGTGCTAAATAACTGCCGGTTGGCTTTTGGTGCTTATGGAACAAAACATTCAATTAGAGCAAGGAATGTCGAGGAATTTCTATCTGCTAAGTTGCTAAATTTTGGCGTTATATACGAGGCTATTAAACTACTTGAAAGTACCATAATACCTGAAGAAGGCACCAGCAGTCCAGCTTACAGGACCAGCTTGGCTGTTGGCTTTCTCTTTGAGTTCCTAAGCCCCTTAATGAACAGCTACACAGATATTTCTAAATTGTGGTTTGATGAATATAATAGTGATTTGCTGTCCAATGGTTCCAAAATAAAACAGAACTGTGACCAGTTCAATCAAATAAAATCCCCAGCTTTGTTATCATCTGCAAAGCAGGTGATTCAGTTAAATAAAGATTATCATCCGGTTGGAGAGCCACTTACAAAAGTTGGAGCTGTCATCCAAGCTTCTG GTGAGGCTGTTTATGTGGATGACATTCCATCTCCGAGAAACTGCCTGCATGGATCATTTATTTATAGCACAGAGCCTTTGGCACGGGTGCAGGGCATAAAATTTAAGCCTGGATCATCACCCCATGGAGTCTCCACGGTTATCTCTTTCAAAGATATTCCTGGGGAGAATATAGGGGCTCAGACCATATTTGGTTCTGAATCTTTATATGCAGATGAGCTTACTCAATGTGCTGGTCAGCGCATTGCATTGGTG GTTGCAGATACACAGAAAAATGCAGACATGGCAGCCAACCTTGCAGTGGTTGATTATGACAAGAAGAATTTGGAACCAATATTATCTGtagaagaggcttttgagaaatgTAGCTTTTACGAGGTCCCTCATTTACTTAACCCCGAACCAGTTGGTGCTTTTTCAAAAGGAATGGCCGAATCTGACCATCAAATTCTATCTGCTGAG CTCAAACTTGGGTCACAATACTATTTCTATATGGAGACGCAAGCCGCTCTTGCTGTGCCAGATGAGGACAACTGCATTGTAGTATACAGTTCTTGTCAATGCCCTGAGTTTGTGCATGATACGATAGCTAAATGCCTGGGTGTACCTAGTCACAATGTTCGTGTGATTACAAGAAGAGTTGGAGGAGGATTTGGTGGAAAGGCTATAAAAGCAATCCCT GTTGCTACGGCATGTGCACTTGCTGCTTACAAACTAAACTGTCCAGTCAGGATGTATGTAAACCGCAAGACTGATATGATAATGGCAGGAGGAAGGCATCCAATGAAAATAACTTACAGTGTAGGATTCAAATCTAATGGGAAGATTACGGCCCTAAAACTCGATATATTAGTTGATGCAGGGATGTCAGCCGACATAAGTCCAGTTATGCCACATAACATAATTGGTTCACTTAAAAAATACGACTGGGGTGCCTTAGCTTTTGATATAAAGGTATGCAAAACAAACCTTCCAAGTAGATCAGCAATGAGGGCCCCTGGGGAGGTACAAGCATCATTTATTGCTGAAGCTATAATAGAACATGTGGCATCCTCCCTTGCCCTGGAAGTTGATTCTGTCCGAAATATTAATCTCCACAAGTTTGAAACGCTTAAATTATTTTTCAAGACCTGTGCTGGTGAACCATTGGAATATACTTTACCTTCTATATGGGATAAGTTAGCCATTTCTTCAAACTTTTACCATAGGACTGAAATGTTAAAAGAGTTTAATAGGTGTAATAAATGGCGGAAAAGGGGAATTTCTCGAATACCTATTGTGCATCCAGTAATCTTAAGAGCAACCCCAGGGAAAGTAAGCATTCTACGTGATGGATCTATTGTTGTTGAAGTTGGAGGAATTGAGCTCGGTCAGGGTCTTTGGACAAAGGTAAAACAGATGACTGCATATGCTCTCAGCTTGATCCAATGTGCTGGAAATGAAGAACTTTTAGAGAAGGTGAGGGTCATACAAGCTGATACCTTGAGTTTAATTCAAGGCGGTTTTACTTCTGGCAGCACGACATCTGAATCAAGCTGTGAAGCTGTTAGACTTTGCTGCAATATCTTGGTTGAGAGACTTACTGCTCTAAAGGAGAAGTTGGAGGAGCAAATGGGACCTGTAAAATGGGAGACACTGATTCTTCAG GCATATATGATTTCCGTGAACTTGTCTGCAAATTCATTATATGTACCGGACTTTTCTTCCATGCAATACCTAAACTATGGTGCTGCAGTGAGTGAGGCAA AGATAAaccttttaactggtcaaaccACAATATTGCAGACAGATATCATATATGATTGTGGCCAAAGCTTAAACCCCGCCGTGGATTTAGGACAG ATTGAAGGGGCTTTTGTTCAAGGAATAGGGTTCTTTATGCTTGAAGAATACCCCACAAACTCGAAAGGATTAGTGGTTGCAGAAGGCACTTGGTCATATAAGATCCCCACGGTGGATACTGTACCTAAAAAGTTTAATGTTGAAATCCTGAACAGTGGACATCATAAAGACCGTGTACTTTCATCAAAAG CTTCCGGAGAGCCGCCACTAAAACTAGCGGCTTCCGTTCACTGTGCTATAAGAGCAGCCATAAAAGAAGCCAGGCATCAACTTCATTCATGGGGTGGCCTGGATGAGTCTTATTCGACGTTTCAATTGCAGGTACCTGCCACCATGCCGGTGGTGAAGGAGCTCTGCGGGCTTGAAAATGTCCAGAGGTTCTTACAGTGGACAATAGGCAGCAAGCAACTGCATTCCGCAGGCGGAACAGTTTAG
- the LOC108453636 gene encoding abscisic-aldehyde oxidase-like isoform X2 yields the protein MGQQTQTTPTKKPHQTLVFAVNGELFELSELDPSTTLLEFLRSQTSFKSVKLGCGEGGCGACLVLLSKYDPVQDKVDDFTVSSCLTLLCSVNGCSITTAEGVGNSKDGFHPIQERFSGFHASQCGYCTPGMCVSLYSALINADKTDRTGLRPGFSKLTVPEAEKSIAGNLCRCTGYRPLVDACKSFAADVDMEDLGFNSFWKKGESEDIKLSRLPPYNCNNATRVFPEFLKTVIKAGFNLESEGCCWYSPGSLVQLQSLLQTDEVNDGTSMKIVVGNTGMGYYKELGHHNKYIDLRYIPELSIISKDQTGIKIGASVTISKAIEALKDENDSGINHEGKLVFEKLADHMERVATGFVRNSASMGGNLIMAQRKHFPSDISTILLSVDTMVDILTGHRHETITLEEFLGRPPLVSNSVLLGIKIPCWKSRRDISSKTYTKLLYETYRAAPRPIGNALPYLNAAFLAEVSLCKKSAGIVLNNCRLAFGAYGTKHSIRARNVEEFLSAKLLNFGVIYEAIKLLESTIIPEEGTSSPAYRTSLAVGFLFEFLSPLMNSYTDISKLWFDEYNSDLLSNGSKIKQNCDQFNQIKSPALLSSAKQVIQLNKDYHPVGEPLTKVGAVIQASGEAVYVDDIPSPRNCLHGSFIYSTEPLARVQGIKFKPGSSPHGVSTVISFKDIPGENIGAQTIFGSESLYADELTQCAGQRIALVVADTQKNADMAANLAVVDYDKKNLEPILSVEEAFEKCSFYEVPHLLNPEPVGAFSKGMAESDHQILSAELKLGSQYYFYMETQAALAVPDEDNCIVVYSSCQCPEFVHDTIAKCLGVPSHNVRVITRRVGGGFGGKAIKAIPVATACALAAYKLNCPVRMYVNRKTDMIMAGGRHPMKITYSVGFKSNGKITALKLDILVDAGMSADISPVMPHNIIGSLKKYDWGALAFDIKVCKTNLPSRSAMRAPGEVQASFIAEAIIEHVASSLALEVDSVRNINLHKFETLKLFFKTCAGEPLEYTLPSIWDKLAISSNFYHRTEMLKEFNRCNKWRKRGISRIPIVHPVILRATPGKVSILRDGSIVVEVGGIELGQGLWTKVKQMTAYALSLIQCAGNEELLEKVRVIQADTLSLIQGGFTSGSTTSESSCEAVRLCCNILVERLTALKEKLEEQMGPVKWETLILQAYMISVNLSANSLYVPDFSSMQYLNYGAAVSEAKINLLTGQTTILQTDIIYDCGQSLNPAVDLGQIEGAFVQGIGFFMLEEYPTNSKGLVVAEGTWSYKIPTVDTVPKKFNVEILNSGHHKDRVLSSKASGEPPLKLAASVHCAIRAAIKEARHQLHSWGGLDESYSTFQLQVPATMPVVKELCGLENVQRFLQWTIGSKQLHSAGGTV from the exons ATGGGTCAGCAAACCCAAACTACACCAACAAAAAAACCACACCAAACGTTAGTTTTTGCTGTTAATGGAGAGCTATTTGAGCTCTCTGAACTTGACCCTTCCACTACTTTGCTTGAGTTCTTGCGTTCTCAGACTTCTTTCAAGAGTGTCAAGCTTGGTTGTGGTGAAG GAGGCTGTGGCGCCTGTCTTGTCCTTCTCTCCAAGTATGACCCTGTGCAGGACAAGGTTGATGATTTTACTGTGAGTTCATGCCTTACACTACTTTGCAGTGTAAATGGGTGTTCGATTACAACAGCAGAGGGAGTCGGAAATAGCAAGGATGGGTTCCACCCTATTCAGGAAAGGTTTTCCGGTTTCCATGCTTCTCAATGTGGTTATTGTACTCCTGGAATGTGTGTGTCTCTATATTCAGCACTCATTAATGCTGATAAAACCGATAGAACAGGATTACGTCCTGGATTCTCCAAGCTAACAGTTCCAGAAGCAGAAAAGTCTATTGCTGGAAATCTTTGTCGCTGTACTGGTTACCGACCCCTTGTAGATGCCTGTAAAAGTTTTGCTGCTGATGTGGATATGGAGGATTTGGGATTTAACTCCTTTTGGAAAAAAGGAGAAAGTGAAGACATAAAGCTGAGTAGATTACCTCCATACAATTGTAACAACGCAACTCGTGTGTTTCCGGAGTTTCTGAAGACGGTGATTAAGGCAGGTTTCAATCTGGAATCTGAAGGGTGTTGTTGGTATAGTCCTGGAAGTCTTGTGCAGCTCCAAAGCTTGTTGCAAACTGATGAGGTGAATGATGGAACCTCAATGAAGATCGTTGTTGGTAACACAGGAATGGGTTATTATAAGGAACTAGGACATCATAACAAGTacattgatttgagatatatTCCAGAGCTTTCAATCATTAGTAAAGACCAGACAGGAATTAAAATTGGAGCATCTGTGACAATTTCCAAAGCTATTGAAGCTTTGAAGGATGAAAATGACAGTGGAATTAATCATGAAGGTAAGCTGGTTTTCGAAAAGCTTGCTGACCATATGGAACGAGTTGCAACAGGGTTCGTAAGGAATTCAGCTAGTATGGGAGGAAACCTGATAATGGCTCAGAGGAAACATTTTCCATCAGATATTTCTACAATACTGCTTTCTGTGGATACAATGGTTGATATATTGACTGGTCACAGACATGAAACTATAACACTGGAGGAGTTCCTTGGGAGGCCTCCATTAGTTTCCAACAGTGTTCTTTTAGGCATTAAAATTCCATGCTGGAAGTCAAGGAGGGATATTTCTTCTAAAACATACACCAAATTGCTATATGAGACATATCGAGCTGCACCACGCCCTATTGGAAATGCACTTCCCTATTTAAATGCTGCTTTCTTGGCTGAGGTTTCTCTTTGTAAAAAGTCTGCTGGGATTGTGCTAAATAACTGCCGGTTGGCTTTTGGTGCTTATGGAACAAAACATTCAATTAGAGCAAGGAATGTCGAGGAATTTCTATCTGCTAAGTTGCTAAATTTTGGCGTTATATACGAGGCTATTAAACTACTTGAAAGTACCATAATACCTGAAGAAGGCACCAGCAGTCCAGCTTACAGGACCAGCTTGGCTGTTGGCTTTCTCTTTGAGTTCCTAAGCCCCTTAATGAACAGCTACACAGATATTTCTAAATTGTGGTTTGATGAATATAATAGTGATTTGCTGTCCAATGGTTCCAAAATAAAACAGAACTGTGACCAGTTCAATCAAATAAAATCCCCAGCTTTGTTATCATCTGCAAAGCAGGTGATTCAGTTAAATAAAGATTATCATCCGGTTGGAGAGCCACTTACAAAAGTTGGAGCTGTCATCCAAGCTTCTG GTGAGGCTGTTTATGTGGATGACATTCCATCTCCGAGAAACTGCCTGCATGGATCATTTATTTATAGCACAGAGCCTTTGGCACGGGTGCAGGGCATAAAATTTAAGCCTGGATCATCACCCCATGGAGTCTCCACGGTTATCTCTTTCAAAGATATTCCTGGGGAGAATATAGGGGCTCAGACCATATTTGGTTCTGAATCTTTATATGCAGATGAGCTTACTCAATGTGCTGGTCAGCGCATTGCATTGGTG GTTGCAGATACACAGAAAAATGCAGACATGGCAGCCAACCTTGCAGTGGTTGATTATGACAAGAAGAATTTGGAACCAATATTATCTGtagaagaggcttttgagaaatgTAGCTTTTACGAGGTCCCTCATTTACTTAACCCCGAACCAGTTGGTGCTTTTTCAAAAGGAATGGCCGAATCTGACCATCAAATTCTATCTGCTGAG CTCAAACTTGGGTCACAATACTATTTCTATATGGAGACGCAAGCCGCTCTTGCTGTGCCAGATGAGGACAACTGCATTGTAGTATACAGTTCTTGTCAATGCCCTGAGTTTGTGCATGATACGATAGCTAAATGCCTGGGTGTACCTAGTCACAATGTTCGTGTGATTACAAGAAGAGTTGGAGGAGGATTTGGTGGAAAGGCTATAAAAGCAATCCCT GTTGCTACGGCATGTGCACTTGCTGCTTACAAACTAAACTGTCCAGTCAGGATGTATGTAAACCGCAAGACTGATATGATAATGGCAGGAGGAAGGCATCCAATGAAAATAACTTACAGTGTAGGATTCAAATCTAATGGGAAGATTACGGCCCTAAAACTCGATATATTAGTTGATGCAGGGATGTCAGCCGACATAAGTCCAGTTATGCCACATAACATAATTGGTTCACTTAAAAAATACGACTGGGGTGCCTTAGCTTTTGATATAAAGGTATGCAAAACAAACCTTCCAAGTAGATCAGCAATGAGGGCCCCTGGGGAGGTACAAGCATCATTTATTGCTGAAGCTATAATAGAACATGTGGCATCCTCCCTTGCCCTGGAAGTTGATTCTGTCCGAAATATTAATCTCCACAAGTTTGAAACGCTTAAATTATTTTTCAAGACCTGTGCTGGTGAACCATTGGAATATACTTTACCTTCTATATGGGATAAGTTAGCCATTTCTTCAAACTTTTACCATAGGACTGAAATGTTAAAAGAGTTTAATAGGTGTAATAAATGGCGGAAAAGGGGAATTTCTCGAATACCTATTGTGCATCCAGTAATCTTAAGAGCAACCCCAGGGAAAGTAAGCATTCTACGTGATGGATCTATTGTTGTTGAAGTTGGAGGAATTGAGCTCGGTCAGGGTCTTTGGACAAAGGTAAAACAGATGACTGCATATGCTCTCAGCTTGATCCAATGTGCTGGAAATGAAGAACTTTTAGAGAAGGTGAGGGTCATACAAGCTGATACCTTGAGTTTAATTCAAGGCGGTTTTACTTCTGGCAGCACGACATCTGAATCAAGCTGTGAAGCTGTTAGACTTTGCTGCAATATCTTGGTTGAGAGACTTACTGCTCTAAAGGAGAAGTTGGAGGAGCAAATGGGACCTGTAAAATGGGAGACACTGATTCTTCAG GCATATATGATTTCCGTGAACTTGTCTGCAAATTCATTATATGTACCGGACTTTTCTTCCATGCAATACCTAAACTATGGTGCTGCAGTGAGTGAGGCAA AGATAAaccttttaactggtcaaaccACAATATTGCAGACAGATATCATATATGATTGTGGCCAAAGCTTAAACCCCGCCGTGGATTTAGGACAG ATTGAAGGGGCTTTTGTTCAAGGAATAGGGTTCTTTATGCTTGAAGAATACCCCACAAACTCGAAAGGATTAGTGGTTGCAGAAGGCACTTGGTCATATAAGATCCCCACGGTGGATACTGTACCTAAAAAGTTTAATGTTGAAATCCTGAACAGTGGACATCATAAAGACCGTGTACTTTCATCAAAAG CTTCCGGAGAGCCGCCACTAAAACTAGCGGCTTCCGTTCACTGTGCTATAAGAGCAGCCATAAAAGAAGCCAGGCATCAACTTCATTCATGGGGTGGCCTGGATGAGTCTTATTCGACGTTTCAATTGCAGGTACCTGCCACCATGCCGGTGGTGAAGGAGCTCTGCGGGCTTGAAAATGTCCAGAGGTTCTTACAGTGGACAATAGGCAGCAAGCAACTGCATTCCGCAGGCGGAACAGTTTAG